In one Juglans regia cultivar Chandler chromosome 11, Walnut 2.0, whole genome shotgun sequence genomic region, the following are encoded:
- the LOC109002252 gene encoding potassium transporter 5-like: MSGEVALPGNPEPSMEEFHKELTRKKTLRRYDSLDLESSKVPGRHGHGSKAVGWSVILHLAFQSIGIVYGDIGTSPLYVYASTFTNGIKHNDDILGVLSLIFYTLTLIPVVKYVFIVLQANDNGEGGTFALYSLICRYAKVGLIPSQQAEDQEVSNFRLDLPSGRQRTASRVKASLEGSHFAKFFLLFATMLGTAMVIGDGVLTPCISVLSAVGGIKEATSEMTEDMIVWISVAILIFLFMIQRLGTDKVGYSFAPIICIWFAFIGGIGLFNFIKFDPTVIKAINPYYIVQYFQRNKKEAWVSLGGAVLAITGTEALFADVGHFTVRSIQISMCSVTYPALILAYSGQAAFLRKHNDLVKNTFYKSIPDPLYWPMFVVAILASIVASQAMISGTFSIVQQSLSLGCFPRVKIVHTSAKYEGQVYIPEVNYLLMLACVGVTLGFRSTEKIGHAYGIAVVFVMTLTSAFVVLIMLMIWKSNLLLILSYVVVICSVELLYLSSVLYKFDQGGYLPLAFALVLMSIMYIWNDVYRRKYFYELDHKVSSQKFEEIVADAKFCRMPGLALFYSELVQGIPPIFKHYVANVPALHSVLVFVSLKSLPIGKVPIEERFLFRRVKPNDQNVFRCVVRYGYTDMRNDQQEPFEKMLVERLKEFIIDDFWFSQNASSNINNAVENDGRENELDGVLAEEGERENHDEHDEEERLQEEVLEKEIEGVEKAWRAGIVHLIGENEVVAGKEAGLGKRFLINYGYNFLKKNLRQTENVYDIPRKRMLKVGMTYEL; encoded by the exons ATGTCTGGTGAAGTAGCACTACCGGGGAATCCCGAACCAAGTATGGAGGAATTTCACAAAGAACTCACTAGGAAGAAAACTTTACGAAGATATGATTCCTTGGACCTTGAATCCTCCAAAGTTCCAGGTCGTCACGGCCATGGCTCCAAG GCTGTGGGGTGGTCAGTGATCTTACATCTAGCATTCCAGAGCATCGGAATTGTGTACGGAGACATAGGAACCTCGCCGCTGTATGTGTATGCGAGCACTTTCACAAATGGGATCAAGCACAACGACGACATATTGGGTGTTCTTTCTTTGATCTTCTATACTCTCACCTTAATCCCCGTCGTTAAGTACGTTTTCATCGTCCTGCAGGCCAATGACAATGGCGAAG GAGGAACTTTTGCCCTGTACTCTCTCATATGCCGTTACGCTAAGGTGGGTTTGATTCCAAGTCAGCAAGCTGAGGATCAGGAGGTTTCCAATTTCCGGCTTGATTTACCAAGTGGTCGCCAGAGGACAGCATCAAGGGTCAAGGCTAGCCTGGAGGGCAGCCATTTTGCCAAGTTCTTCCTGCTCTTTGCAACAATGCTTGGTACTGCCATGGTGATTGGTGATGGTGTTCTCACTCCTTGCATCTCAG TTCTATCGGCTGTGGGAGGAATCAAGGAAGCTACATCTGAAATGACAGAAG ATATGATTGTTTGGATATCAGTAGCAATCTTGATCTTCCTGTTCATGATTCAAAGACTCGGAACAGACAAAGTGGGCTATAGTTTTGCGCCAATAATCTGTATTTGGTTCGCATTCATTGGGGGTATTGGCCTTTTCAACTTCATCAAATTTGATCCAACTGTTATCAAAGCCATAAACCCATATTACATTGTACAATATTTCCAAAGGAACAAAAAGGAAGCTTGGGTTTCTCTTGGTGGAGCTGTTCTTGCCATAACAG GAACTGAAGCACTATTTGCTGATGTTGGCCACTTCACAGTTCGGTCCATACAAATAAGTATGTGCTCAGTGACCTACCCAGCTCTCATTTTGGCCTACTCTGGACAGGCTGCCTTCCTTCGCAAGCACAACGATCTTGTTAAGAATACCTTCTACAAGTCCATACCAG ACCCTTTGTACTGGCCAATGTTTGTGGTGGCCATATTAGCATCAATAGTAGCTAGTCAAGCTATGATTTCAGGGACTTTCTCCATTGTCCAACAATCCCTCTCACTTGGGTGTTTCCCTCGGGTGAAAATCGTGCATACATCGGCTAAATATGAAGGACAAGTTTACATACCAGAAGTCAATTACCTTCTCATGTTGGCTTGTGTTGGGGTCACTTTGGGATTCCGGAGCACCGAAAAGATTGGCCACGCCTACG GTATTGCAGTGGTATTTGTGATGACCCTCACATCAGCATTCGTAGTACTAATCATGCTCATGATATGGAAATCCAACTTACTCCTTATATTATCCTATGTTGTTGTTATTTGCTCTGTGGAGCTTCTGTATCTAAGCTCAGTCCTCTACAAGTTTGACCAAGGAGGATATCTTCCCCTGGCCTTTGCCTTGGTCCTGATGAGCATTATGTATATTTGGAACGACGTGTACAGAAGAAAGTACTTTTACGAGCTTGATCACAAAGTTTCTTCACAGAAGTTCGAGGAGATTGTTGCAGATGCAAAGTTTTGCCGAATGCCAGGGTTGGCCTTGTTCTACTCGGAGCTTGTTCAGGGCATTCCACCTATTTTCAAACACTATGTTGCGAACGTGCCTGCACTGCACTCTGTCCTCGTTTTCGTCTCCCTCAAGTCGCTGCCCATCGGCAAGGTTCCAATCGAAGAGCGTTTCCTCTTTCGTCGAGTGAAGCCGAATGACCAGAACGTGTTTCGATGTGTTGTGAGATACGGATACACAGACATGCGTAACGATCAGCAAGAGCCTTTCGAGAAGATGTTGGTGGAAAGATTGAAGGAGTTCATCATAGATGATTTTTGGTTCTCCCAAAATGCATCAAGCAATATTAATAATGCAGTCGAGAATGATGGCCGTGAGAATGAGTTGGATGGTGTTTTGGcggaggaaggagagagagaaaaccaTGATGAGCATGATGAAGAAGAGAGGCTGCAAGAGGAGGTACTGGAGAAAGAGATCGAGGGAGTGGAGAAAGCATGGCGTGCAGGGATTGTTCACTTGATTGGTGAGAATGAAGTGGTTGCGGGGAAAGAAGCGGGTCTAGGGAAGAGATTTCTGATCAACTATGGATAcaatttcttgaagaaaaatctGAGACAGACTGAAAATGTATATGATATTCCTCGCAAGCGTATGCTAAAAGTGGGCATGACTTATGAGCTTTAG
- the LOC109002253 gene encoding wee1-like protein kinase, with amino-acid sequence MKTKALKRRREMKGTLARQLHQVQLGQASLVPFQLHHQSSSSASSSLSTPSFFHNLLGQDAADVNLPSLSGAGADADADADDRDFILSQDFFCTPDYITPDNQNVLNGFDCNKENVPCPMSPDKLNTVKSKRRRPDCILLNPLSPSLSGHQQVVELANDTFDIETDEVKLDKTSVSGAKKIHSYVSQSAVALRCRVMPPPCIKNPYLMGASEMDLDPFGNRRSKCAGFFPALTGGDGLSRYHTDFHEIEQIGAGNFSRVFKVLRRIDGCLYAVKHSTRQLHQDTERRKALMEVQALAAVGSHENIVGYYSSWFENEQLYIQMELCDHSLSMTKSSQLLAEQEVLLALYQVAKALQFIHERGIAHLDVKPDNIYVKNGVYKLGDFGCATLTDKSLPIEEGDARYMPQEILNEKYDYLDKVDIFSLGAAIYELIRGSPLPESRSQFLNLKEGKLPLLPGHSLQFQNLLKAMVDPDPVRRPSAKELVQNTIFNRVLRNAT; translated from the exons atgAAGACGAAAGCCCTAAAGAGGAGGAGAGAAATGAAGGGCACTCTGGCGAGGCAGTTGCATCAGGTTCAGCTAGGCCAGGCCTCTCTGGTTCCCTTTCAGCTGCACCACCAATCCTCTTCTTCCGCCTCTTCCTCCTTATCCACCCCCTCTTTCTTCCACAATCTTCTAGGACAAGATGCCGCCGATGTGAATCTTCCGTCCTTGTCAGGTGCCGGTGCCGATGCCGATGCCGATGCAGACGACCGAGATTTCATTCTCAGCCAAGATTTCTTCTG CACTCCGGACTATATCACCCCGGATAATCAAAATGTACTGAACGGTTTCGATTGCAACAAG GAAAACGTTCCTTGCCCAATGTCCCCGGACAAGCTGAATACAGTGAAAAGTAAGAGGCGTCGGCCAG ATTGTATCTTGTTAAATCCTCTGAGTCCTAGCTTGTCTGGTCATCAACAAGTGGTAGAACTTGCAAATGATACTTTCGATATAGAAACAGATGAAGTAAAGTTAGATAAAACATCAGTGTCTGGAGCAAAGAAGATTCATAGTTATGTTTCTCAATCCGCGGTTGCATTACGCTGTCGGGTTATGCCCCCTCCTTGCATTAAAAATCCATATTTGATGGGTGCTTCGGAAATGGATTTGGATCCTTTTGGCAATCGAAGATCAAAATGTGCAG GTTTCTTCCCTGCACTTACTGGTGGAGATGGACTTTCACGGTATCACACTGATTTTCATGAGATTGAG CAAATTGGTGCAGGGAACTTTAGTCGGGTTTTCAAAGTCCTGAGGAGAATTGACGGCTGCTTGTATGCTGTGAAGCATAGCACACGCCAGTTGCATCAAGACACCGAAAG GAGGAAAGCTTTAATGGAAGTTCAAGCTTTGGCTGCTGTag GGTCCCATGAAAATATAGTTGGATACTATTCTTCTTGGTTTGAAAATGAGCAACTCTACATTCAGATGGAGCTCTGTGATCACAGCTTATCTATGACTAAATCTTCTCAATTATTAGCTGAGCAAGAAGTGTTGCTAGCCTTGTATCAG GTGGCAAAGGCATTGCAGTTTATACATGAAAGAGGAATTGCTCACCTAGATGTCAAACctgataatatttatgtaaagaatGGTGTTTATAAGCTTGGTGATTTTGGATGTGCAACTCTCACCGATAAGAGCCTGCCAATTGAAGAGGGTGATGCGCGCTATATGCCTCAAGAAATATTGAACGAAAAATATGATTATCTTGACAAGGTTGACATATTCTCCTTGGGAGCTGCTATTTATGAGCTTATTAGAGGGTCACCTTTGCCAGAATCACGATCTCAGTTTCTGAATCTTAAAGAGGGAAAATTGCCACTCCTTCCTGGTCATTCATTGCAATTTCAGAACTTACTCAAG GCAATGGTAGACCCAGATCCAGTGCGGCGGCCGTCTGCTAAAGAATTGgtacaaaatacaatatttaaCAGGGTGCTCAGAAATGCAACATAA